In Polyodon spathula isolate WHYD16114869_AA chromosome 11, ASM1765450v1, whole genome shotgun sequence, one genomic interval encodes:
- the LOC121323242 gene encoding solute carrier family 35 member F5-like isoform X3, translating to MFVLYLVGFLVWKPWRQQCTRGFRGRHAALFADAEGYFTACTTDNSFNNSLSEPLYVPVKFQDVTSEKAGDANGECAECPKKPRVRFSNVMEVRQLPSTHALEAKLSRMSYPAAKDHESILKTVSKLPVTQVAKISFFFCFVWFLANFFYQEALSDTQVAIVNILSSTSGLFTLILAAVFPSNSGDRFTLSKLLAVALSIGGVVLVSLSGSDNTDGKDIIGSLWSLVGAVLYAVYIVMIKRKVDREDKLDIPMFFGFVGLFNLLFLWPGFFLLHYTGFEAFELPSKLVWMYLIINGLIGTVLSEFLWLWGCFLTSSLIGTLSLSLTIPLSIIADMCMQKVRFSWLFFAGAVPVFLSFFIVTILCHYNNWDPVMVGVRRVFAFICRKHRVQRTLEGTQVGLGICSSYFNKLKRCPVLHRTSEDSEQCESLIPMHGVSQDDGPSCCS from the exons tttgcagATGCAGAGGGCTACTTTACAGCATGCACTACAGATAACAGTTTTAACAACTCCCTG AGTGAACCACTTTATGTTCCTGTGAAGTTCCAGGATGTTACCTCTGAAAAGGCTGGCGATGCCAATGGTGAATGTGCAGAAT gTCCTAAAAAGCCTCGCGTTCGATTCAGCAATGTCATGGAAGTACGTCAGCTTCCATCCACCCATGCACTGGAAGCTAAACTTTCTCGCATGTCCTACCCAGCAGCAAAGGACCATGAGTCAATATTAAAAACTGTTAGCAAACTACCAGTAACACAGGTGGCAAAAATCAGCTTCTTCTTCTGTTTTGTG tggtTTTTAGCTAATTTCTTCTATCAAGAGGCTCTGTCAGACACGCAGGTAGCCATCGTGAACATCTTGTCCTCAACTTCTG GGCTATTCACTTTAATCCTGGCAGCAGTGTTTCCCAGTAACAGTGGAGACAGGTTTACTCTGTCCAAGCTTTTAGCAGTGGCTTTAAG CATCGGAGGAGTCGTTCTTGTAAGCTTGTCGGGCTCTGATAATACTGACGGGAAAGACATTAtag GGTCTCTCTGGTCATTAGTGGGAGCAGTGTTATATGCTGTATACATAGTCATGATTAAAAGAAAAGTGGATCGTGAGGACAAACTTGATATACCCATGTTCTTTG GGTTTGTCGGCTTATTCAACCTTTTGTTCCTATGGCCAGGCTTTTTCTTGCTTCATTACACTGGTTTTGAGGCCTTTGAGTTACCCAGTAAGCTTGTGTGGATGTATCTCATCATTAATGGACTTATTGGGACAGTACTATCTGAATTTCTTTGGCTGTG gGGTTGCTTTCTCACCTCTTCATTGATAGGTACACTTTCATTGAGCCTTACAATACCTCTGTCCATAATTGCTGATATGTGCATGCAAAAG gtgcGGTTTTCTTGGCTGTTTTTTGCAGGTGCTGTCcctgtttttctttccttctttatTGTAACCATTTTATGCCACTACAATAACTGGGATCCAGTGATGGTGGGTGTGAGAAGGGTTTTTGCTTTTATCTGTCGGAAGCATCGTGTACAAAG GACCTTAGAAGGAACTCAAGTTGGTTTGGGCATCTGTAGTAGTTATTTTAATAAGTTAAAGAGGTGTCCTGTATTACACAGAACTTCAGAAGACAGTGAGCAGTGTGAAAGCCTCATTCCGATGCATGGTGTTTCTCAGGATGATGGGCCCAGCTGCTGTTCATAG